From a single Brassica napus cultivar Da-Ae chromosome C9, Da-Ae, whole genome shotgun sequence genomic region:
- the BNAC09G14830D gene encoding uncharacterized protein BNAC09G14830D, translating into MGNCQAVDAAALVVQHPNGKLDRYYGPVPVAEIMRMYPGHYVSLIIPLPETNVPATTTKTVEDDKSERRVVKFTRVKLLRPTESLVLGHAYRLITSQEVMKVLRAKKYAKTKKHQRETTEEKNPTSLEKKVAEESENNQNQNLETNDEKQRAVLTSSGSSKSKTWRPSLQSISEATS; encoded by the exons ATGGGAAATTGTCAGGCGGTTGATGCGGCGGCGTTGGTTGTACAGCATCCCAACGGGAAACTCGATAGATATTACGGTCCTGTACCCGTCGCTGAGATCATGCGTATGTATCCTGGTCACTATGTTTCTCTTATTATTCCATTACCGGAGACGAATGTTCCGGCGACGACGACCAAGACGGTGGAAGATGATAAGAGTGAGAGAAGGGTCGTGAAGTTCACGCGTGTGAAACTTCTTCGACCAACGGAGAGTCTTGTACTTGGTCATGCTTACCGTCTCATCACTTCACAAG AGGTTATGAAAGTTTTAAGAGCAAAGAAGTACGCGAAGACAAAGAAGCATCAGAGGGAAAcgactgaagagaagaatccgACATCTCTAGAGAAGAAGGTTGCTGAAGAATCCGAGAATAATCAGAATCAGAATCTG gaaACGAATGATGAGAAGCAACGTGCAGTGTTAACGAGCTCAGGATCGTCGAAATCGAAAACATGGAGACCATCATTGCAGAGCATATCTGAAGCTACAAGCTga
- the LOC106376601 gene encoding 29 kDa ribonucleoprotein, chloroplastic has protein sequence MAASTLTLPCFKLYDQPSLLLRRNKSYNQTLLRFNLSPPKPLLISSRDNSSRRFRALPETIAVKQDDTAADDDSPPATINTKLYFGNLPYNVDSATLAQIIQDFANPELVEVLYNRDTGQSRGFAFVTMSNVEDCNVIIENLDGTEYLGRTLKVNFADKPKPNKEPLYPETEYKLFVGNLSWTVTPESLAGAFRECGEVVGARVVYDGDTGKSRGYGFVCYSSKAEMETALESLDGLELEGRAIRVNLAQGKKY, from the exons ATGGCAGCTTCAACACTAACACTTCCCTGCTTCAAACTCTACGATCAACCAAGCCTCCTCCTTCGCCGCAACAAATCATATAACCAAACACTCCTTAGATTCAACTTGTCGCCTCCAAAACCTCTCTTGATCTCCTCACGTGACAACAGTTCTCGGCGATTCAGAGCCCTGCCGGAGACCATCGCCGTCAAACAGGACGATACAGCTGCTGATGACGACAGTCCTCCTGCGACCATCAACACTAAGCTCTACTTTGGGAACCTTCCTTACAATGTCGACAGTGCAACACTCGCTCAGATCATCCAAGACTTCGCCAACCCTGAGCTCGTCGAGGTTCTTTACAACAGAGACACAGGACAGAGCCGCGGGTTCGCCTTCGTGACGATGAGCAACGTCGAAGACTGCAACGTCATCATCGAGAACCTCGATGGAACT GAGTATCTTGGTAGGACGTTGAAGGTGAACTTTGCAGACAAACCGAAGCCTAACAAAGAACCTCTGTACCCAGAAACAGAGTATAAGCTGTTTGTTGGTAACTTGTCGTGGACAGTCACTCCGGAGTCGTTAGCTGGAGCGTTTCGAGAGTGTGGAGAAGTGGTTGGTGCTAGAGTTGTGTATGATGGAGACACTGGGAAGTCAAGAGGTTATGGCTTTGTGTGTTACTCTTCCAAAGCTGAAATGGAGACGGCGCTTGAATCGCTGGATGGGCTCGAGCTAGAGGGTCGGGCGATTCGAGTAAACTTGGCTCAGGGGAAGAAGTACTGA